The Planctomycetaceae bacterium genome has a segment encoding these proteins:
- a CDS encoding FxsA family protein codes for MAGRLLLLFVIVPVCELGILIKLTELTSVVTTVAIVIATGIAGMSLVRWQGASAWREIRQQLGKGQSPSLSIVAGVLVLIAGAFLLTPGLLTDSAGFLLLVPAVRRRIAGYLQRRFADNVKFTFQSGSFGTAQWTSAGMASSASDAPDERPQVRVVDPTRKIDQLPDDESL; via the coding sequence ATGGCCGGCCGACTGTTGTTGCTTTTCGTCATTGTTCCCGTTTGTGAACTGGGGATACTGATCAAGCTGACGGAATTGACCAGCGTCGTGACCACCGTCGCAATTGTGATTGCAACCGGAATCGCCGGGATGAGCCTGGTGAGATGGCAAGGCGCGAGTGCATGGAGGGAAATCCGTCAGCAGCTTGGCAAGGGACAATCCCCGTCCCTGTCGATTGTGGCAGGAGTGCTGGTGCTTATTGCTGGCGCGTTTCTGCTGACGCCGGGTCTGCTCACTGATTCCGCCGGATTCCTTCTGCTGGTTCCTGCTGTTCGCCGACGAATTGCCGGATATCTTCAGAGGCGTTTTGCTGACAATGTTAAATTTACGTTTCAGTCCGGAAGCTTCGGGACGGCTCAATGGACATCGGCCGGCATGGCATCCTCCGCGTCCGATGCTCCGGACGAACGACCGCAAGTGCGCGTTGTCGATCCCACAAGGAAGATTGATCAGTTGCCGGATGATGAATCGTTGTGA
- a CDS encoding dihydrodipicolinate synthase family protein: MVLVKEIVPRIQPCRKITGMSAVLLPFLADGTVDWTSFENHVARTCEAGLAPAVNMDTGYINLLDDGTRMEVLRRTQSVTAGQMFVAGAFVQSHSGDTFDLAGYRSRMADIQQAGGTPVIFQSFGLTEQSDDDIVASYQQLATECDRFVGFELGRMFAPFGQIYSTTVYRGLLSIPQCIGAKHSSLQRDLEWERLAIRDAVRPDFMVLTGNDLAIDMVMYGSDYLLGLSSFAPDLFARRDAMWASGDAGFFQLNDVLQYLGFFAFRNPVPAYKHTAAMFLHLRGWIQSSRTHKDSPARPDSDLPVLREIISLLDPWC; the protein is encoded by the coding sequence ATGGTATTGGTCAAGGAAATCGTGCCTCGTATCCAGCCGTGTCGAAAAATTACCGGAATGTCTGCCGTGCTGCTTCCTTTTCTTGCCGACGGCACAGTCGACTGGACATCGTTCGAGAATCATGTCGCCAGAACATGTGAAGCCGGGCTGGCTCCGGCGGTGAACATGGATACGGGATACATCAATCTGCTGGACGACGGGACACGCATGGAAGTTCTGCGACGCACGCAATCGGTGACGGCCGGACAAATGTTCGTCGCCGGGGCGTTCGTACAAAGTCATTCGGGGGACACGTTTGACCTCGCAGGCTACAGGTCCCGAATGGCTGATATCCAGCAGGCTGGTGGAACGCCCGTGATTTTTCAGTCGTTTGGCCTGACCGAACAATCAGACGACGACATTGTGGCGTCATATCAGCAGCTGGCAACGGAATGTGATCGCTTCGTGGGCTTTGAACTGGGCCGCATGTTTGCTCCGTTCGGTCAGATCTACAGCACCACTGTCTACCGCGGGCTGTTGAGTATTCCGCAGTGTATCGGCGCAAAGCATTCGTCTTTGCAACGTGATCTGGAATGGGAACGACTGGCAATTCGTGACGCCGTCCGTCCGGATTTCATGGTCCTGACAGGCAACGACCTTGCCATCGATATGGTGATGTACGGAAGCGACTACCTGCTGGGCTTGAGCAGTTTTGCCCCGGACTTGTTCGCCCGACGCGATGCCATGTGGGCCAGTGGCGATGCAGGCTTCTTTCAGCTGAATGACGTGCTTCAGTATCTTGGCTTCTTCGCCTTTCGAAATCCTGTCCCGGCCTACAAACATACCGCTGCGATGTTCCTTCATTTGCGAGGATGGATTCAATCCAGCCGGACACACAAAGACAGCCCTGCCCGCCCCGATTCGGACCTGCCGGTGCTGCGCGAAATTATCAGCCTGCTGGATCCCTGGTGCTGA
- a CDS encoding acyl-CoA desaturase: protein MSTIPITPSSPASTVGREMALKFGENEGFLNALRKRVDDYFATSGKSRRDCWQMYVKTAIIAAWTLGSWALLVFVATNWWQALLSSVSLGFAMSAVGFNIQHDGGHLAYSRHRWVNRLMAMSLDLLGGSSFFWRKTHNIVHHTFTNVTGYDGDIDLGVLGRLSPHQPRYFFHRLQHLYLWFLYGFISFKWQYYDDFSGLITGRIGITRVERPRGADLAIFIFGKLFFLTMALVIPLMLHPPLTVLAFYFLTFFIQGVVLSTIFQLAHCVEEAEFPAAIGDPARIENEWAIHQVETTVDFAQNNPFICWYAGGLNFQIEHHLFPQICHLHYPALAPLVEQTCREFNVKYRHHPSVLSAVRSHYSLLRHLGKAESCQTPATESSATPAEVA from the coding sequence ATGTCAACGATTCCCATTACACCCTCCAGCCCTGCATCAACTGTCGGGCGAGAGATGGCATTGAAGTTTGGTGAGAACGAAGGATTTCTGAATGCGTTGCGGAAGCGAGTCGATGACTACTTCGCGACCTCCGGAAAGTCTCGGCGCGATTGCTGGCAGATGTACGTCAAGACCGCCATCATTGCCGCATGGACACTTGGCTCATGGGCGCTGCTGGTCTTTGTGGCGACAAACTGGTGGCAGGCGTTGCTGTCCTCTGTTTCTCTTGGCTTCGCAATGTCTGCAGTGGGTTTCAATATCCAGCACGACGGCGGGCACCTGGCTTACTCACGCCATCGCTGGGTCAATCGTCTGATGGCAATGTCACTTGACCTGTTGGGGGGCAGCTCCTTCTTCTGGCGCAAGACGCACAACATCGTCCATCACACTTTCACGAATGTGACCGGGTACGATGGTGATATCGATCTGGGCGTTCTCGGGCGTCTGTCGCCGCATCAGCCACGGTATTTCTTCCATCGGCTTCAGCATTTGTATCTGTGGTTCCTTTACGGTTTCATCTCTTTCAAGTGGCAATACTACGATGACTTTTCGGGGTTGATTACCGGCCGCATTGGTATAACAAGAGTGGAACGTCCACGCGGTGCAGATCTGGCAATCTTCATCTTTGGAAAGCTCTTCTTTCTTACCATGGCCCTTGTGATTCCGCTGATGCTTCATCCGCCTCTGACAGTCCTGGCGTTCTACTTCCTGACGTTCTTTATTCAGGGAGTCGTTCTGAGCACTATTTTTCAGCTGGCGCATTGTGTGGAGGAAGCTGAATTTCCTGCGGCAATTGGCGACCCTGCTCGTATCGAAAACGAATGGGCTATCCATCAGGTCGAAACGACGGTCGATTTTGCTCAGAACAACCCGTTCATCTGCTGGTACGCCGGGGGACTGAATTTCCAGATTGAGCACCACTTGTTTCCTCAGATTTGCCATCTGCACTACCCGGCGCTGGCTCCTCTGGTGGAACAGACGTGCCGCGAATTTAATGTCAAGTACCGGCACCATCCATCTGTATTATCAGCTGTTCGCTCCCACTATTCACTGCTGCGTCATCTTGGCAAAGCAGAATCCTGCCAAACACCAGCCACTGAAAGCAGCGCTACACCGGCTGAAGTGGCGTGA
- the rdgB gene encoding RdgB/HAM1 family non-canonical purine NTP pyrophosphatase encodes MTTESNLRTIVLASRNRKKTGEVADLLLPVGFAVIPVTEFPEVPEVEEDGASFAENAGKKATEVALAIGQWVIGEDSGLKVDALGGAPGIYSARYSGPDATNQTNNAKLIEELKGVPDHQRGAGYVCSIALSDPQGNIRVAVEGTCRGRILSEAMGEGGFGYDPYFLIPEYHRTFGQLSSLVKHRLSHRARAFSKFIPLLQKLNIHGDENLTSGN; translated from the coding sequence ATGACCACCGAATCCAATTTGCGCACGATTGTGCTGGCCAGCCGTAACAGAAAGAAAACCGGGGAAGTTGCAGACCTGTTACTTCCCGTCGGTTTCGCTGTGATTCCAGTGACGGAATTTCCGGAGGTTCCGGAAGTCGAGGAGGACGGCGCGAGCTTCGCCGAAAACGCCGGTAAGAAAGCGACAGAGGTCGCGCTGGCCATTGGTCAATGGGTCATCGGAGAAGACAGCGGTCTCAAGGTCGATGCCCTGGGAGGTGCGCCCGGCATCTACTCAGCTCGCTACAGTGGACCAGATGCCACTAACCAGACGAACAACGCAAAGCTGATCGAAGAGTTGAAGGGCGTCCCGGATCATCAGCGGGGTGCGGGCTATGTCTGCAGTATTGCGCTATCAGATCCCCAGGGCAACATCCGCGTTGCGGTTGAAGGCACTTGTCGAGGACGAATCCTTTCCGAAGCGATGGGCGAAGGTGGCTTTGGCTACGACCCTTATTTCCTGATTCCGGAATATCATCGAACTTTCGGACAACTGAGTTCTCTGGTCAAACATCGACTCAGCCATCGGGCTCGAGCGTTTTCGAAGTTCATACCGTTGCTTCAAAAACTGAACATACACGGTGACGAGAATCTAACGTCCGGGAACTGA
- a CDS encoding serine acetyltransferase has protein sequence MIIPHQEFETGYMHQEATNRAFLEQVVTAMLNCSGCCCGSYTQSTAPLPSISGVISVVNDIRELLFPGVHDLRTPHSSDAMFEYQTLLARIQSRLRIEASRAIVHLRQTTLRVVDENATRVSSLPAATADELTSQFIGRLPELRRVLGKDVEAAFNGDPAARSPEEILLCYPGIEAIFVYRIAHELLTLGVPYLPRIMTEWAHRETGIDIHPGAKIGESFFIDHGTGVVIGETCVIGNHVTLYQGVTLGAWSFPRDEDGNLIRGTKRHPTLEDRVTVYSNATILGGTTVIGSGSQIGSSVSLNRSIPPNTIVTIERPSLRFREAA, from the coding sequence TTGATTATCCCTCATCAGGAATTTGAGACGGGTTACATGCATCAGGAAGCAACAAACCGGGCGTTTCTGGAACAAGTCGTCACCGCCATGCTGAATTGCTCTGGCTGTTGTTGCGGCTCATATACCCAGAGCACGGCACCACTTCCGTCCATCTCGGGTGTCATTTCTGTCGTGAACGACATTCGCGAGTTGTTGTTCCCCGGGGTCCATGACCTGCGAACTCCCCATTCATCGGATGCCATGTTTGAGTATCAGACGCTGCTCGCCCGCATCCAGTCTCGTCTTCGTATCGAAGCCAGTCGTGCGATTGTGCATCTGCGTCAAACGACGCTGAGAGTTGTCGACGAAAACGCAACACGCGTCTCCAGCCTGCCGGCTGCAACTGCCGACGAGCTGACGTCTCAGTTCATTGGCCGTTTGCCGGAACTGCGTCGCGTCCTCGGGAAAGACGTTGAAGCAGCTTTCAACGGTGACCCCGCAGCGAGATCCCCTGAAGAAATCCTGCTTTGCTATCCGGGCATCGAAGCCATCTTCGTTTATCGTATCGCCCATGAGTTATTGACCCTTGGTGTTCCGTACCTGCCACGGATCATGACCGAATGGGCGCATCGGGAGACGGGAATTGATATTCATCCCGGAGCAAAAATCGGAGAGTCGTTCTTCATCGACCATGGAACCGGCGTCGTAATTGGCGAAACGTGTGTGATTGGAAACCATGTGACGCTGTACCAGGGTGTGACTCTTGGAGCGTGGTCGTTCCCGCGCGACGAAGACGGCAACCTGATTCGCGGGACAAAACGGCACCCAACTCTTGAGGACCGGGTCACTGTCTATTCGAATGCAACGATCCTGGGCGGAACGACCGTCATCGGAAGCGGCTCGCAGATTGGTTCCAGCGTCTCCCTCAACCGCAGTATTCCACCCAATACGATAGTGACCATCGAACGTCCTTCGCTTCGTTTTCGGGAAGCTGCGTGA
- a CDS encoding CPBP family intramembrane glutamic endopeptidase, protein MTEESSIPENDYWSEARRPLSCLTFLIPWILVYEAGVLFVAGTDADAVRNGADFWLRSLLSGFGLQSVLLPGLVAGVLLVWHVSQKYPWNVRLETIAGMFAESLILAIALVVFGQLHDFFFRQITPAATDTAMITNSISPAMTRAVSFIGAGVYEEVMFRLLMVPAAMVVFRMFEFPWKWAAVMAAVSTSFLFALAHHVGPTADAFNLFTFSFRAAAGLFFATIFLLRGIGITVGCHAAYDLLVGVLLTTPSTEYPS, encoded by the coding sequence ATGACTGAAGAATCTTCCATCCCGGAAAACGACTACTGGTCAGAAGCTCGACGTCCACTGTCCTGCCTCACCTTCCTGATTCCATGGATTCTGGTGTATGAGGCGGGTGTGTTGTTCGTAGCTGGTACCGACGCAGACGCTGTACGCAATGGGGCTGATTTCTGGTTGCGAAGTTTGCTGTCTGGCTTTGGTCTCCAGAGCGTTCTCTTACCGGGATTGGTGGCTGGCGTGCTGTTGGTCTGGCACGTTTCGCAGAAGTATCCATGGAACGTTCGACTGGAAACGATTGCGGGGATGTTTGCCGAAAGTCTGATCCTTGCCATCGCACTGGTTGTGTTCGGCCAGCTGCATGATTTCTTCTTTCGACAAATCACACCAGCGGCCACTGACACCGCCATGATTACAAATTCCATTTCTCCCGCGATGACACGGGCCGTTTCGTTTATCGGAGCCGGCGTCTACGAAGAAGTCATGTTCCGACTTCTGATGGTGCCTGCGGCGATGGTCGTTTTTCGAATGTTCGAATTTCCCTGGAAATGGGCGGCTGTCATGGCGGCGGTATCAACCAGCTTTCTGTTCGCGCTGGCCCATCATGTGGGGCCCACTGCAGACGCATTCAATCTGTTCACGTTTTCCTTTCGCGCGGCAGCAGGTTTGTTCTTTGCGACGATTTTTCTGCTGCGAGGGATTGGAATCACGGTCGGTTGTCACGCCGCTTATGATCTGCTGGTGGGTGTCTTGCTAACAACTCCATCCACCGAATACCCGAGCTAG